Genomic window (Sphaeramia orbicularis chromosome 7, fSphaOr1.1, whole genome shotgun sequence):
TAATAGCTGGCAATGTAGAAACTTATTACTACATAATAATCAAAATGTAGTGCAgatgtttctctgtttttctgtgcTTATGATTATACCGACAATGGATTAGTAAAAATACAGGGTAACAAAGTAGTTctgattttcaacattttattcagttttaaagtGGTAAAAGGTAACAATGAAAAAACTTTTTACATagagtttttttttcaactttggtcataataaaaaaaaaaaacatactatacATATTCATAATTGAAAAGCAAACTATTTCCTAAGGGTAAAAAACAGCCTCATCACCACCGTCATCATCTCCAGTGTTGGACTACGTGACGGACCATGAActgagggtggggtggggggtaggggggtggtGCAGGGAATGGAGTCTAGGAGGCCGTTGGTGGAGGGCTCGATGGTTCAAATTTTCCACTCTCACTGCTCTCACTGGCTTGTCTCTTCAAAACCATTTCTCTAGCAATGCAGGTCACCTGACCATTGGTCACTGTGTAGGATCCGTTCCTGAAAGACAGAGAAAGGTCACAGTTAAACACcacaaatgcataaaaatgaactTTATTATTGATTCTTAATACACTGCCTTGTACTTACTTTTCAGATCCGTTCTGCATGCCAGGCTGGTTTGACTTAGCAAAGAAAAATGAAGTCCACCAGTGGCCAGAGTCTTGCCTTGGAAGGCCtgtgaaaaaacattaaattagttTTTGACACAACCTCAGTTTGCTGTTCAGGCTTTGTGTAATACTGACAttaatgtttgtctatattttgTACCTGGGTGGTGTGGAATAACCTCTCCTGTGTACTCAGCGCTGCCACAAGAGCTGCTGCTGGAGGCGGACCCAAGACGCCCTGAAacaaagacacaataataaattGAGTGAAAACTGAATTAAAGTCAAAAGTAGGACtctgcagaaaaaataaaataatgctgCATGTGCTTACTTCTGTAGTAATCGTGGGTGGCGATGAGGGAACCACTTGATGGGATTGCTGCCATTTTCTCCGACCTTAGGTGGAAAACCGCTTAAAGATGGAAAATGGAAACCTGcaggaaataaaaagaaaaacatattaaGGCTGAGTGTCGACATTTGTTTTCCAACTTTAAATCTTTTTAAATGTTCTCTTGCAAGTTTGGTGTTTAAGCCAAATCTCAAGTACAAAGATCCTCTCTGTGCTCGTGTTGACCCAAGGTGAAAAAGCGTATCTGCGTtgccaacacaaaaacacatgtaactaTTTTGGAGAAGCTGTGCTGCGTGCATCCATGCACTCTGTGCAGGGTCACAACAGTAGCAGCTGCTTCTTAGAATCCTGCTTCCCATGTCTCAAATaaccagagtgtgtgtgtgagtgggtatGTGTGGGAGCTGGTTCACATGTACAGCTGGACTTGTGGTGATCAAGAGCCTACAATGTCTGGCAAAACACTGTGCCAGCAATGTCCTGGTGTATTAATACTGAGGCCAAAGTTATAACTGTGTCCAGCCAAAGAAGATACTGGACTCTGCTGCTGAGTTTTACTTGAAGCTGACATGAAGATAACCTTTATGGAAGTATTTAATTTATCAAAAAATGCATGCAAGAGCATTTAGAATGAAAATGCTTAAATTGGCATGCAGCTCAGATTGTTagaagcagactgtgtttatagCCTGCAGGATGAGAACCAGCTAAGGGCAGTTGAGCTTATCACCAGGTGAGCAGCAGATGGCTTTGGGGATTTTAAGAGTTGGACAAATACATGTGCGTACTCACGTAGCCTACATAGAGTTAGTGTCATAACATAGGCCTAAGTAGAGCAGTTATATGATGGTCAAGGGAAAAGAACACCTATTGTATGAATGTGTGGACTTGCAGTAGACAAGCATGTATCCGTTGTGTTAGTTGGGGTTAGTGTGCGTTTCAGTCATGATGACACTTGTACATGCATCTTCACTCAGAACTACCTTTGTGTTATTGTCAGATGAAGACAGTTTAGACTGGGGAATTTGAAGAGAAAGACCCCACACTCAGAAGTTGCTGTAAGTAGGGACAAGTAAGGACAGGGCTGCAGTAAAAGTTTTAGGGATGACTAGCCCTTAAAGGACACTGACATAAAACTGAAATTTTTCCAACTTACCTTGAAGATGCGGATGCTGTTGTTGGCACCTGGTGCGGCTGAAGGTGCGGATGGCCTGAAGTAGAGGTGTCAGTTGTTACAATGGCCCATTTGTGGATAGACTGTCTGCCGAGCCTCTGTCGGTCACtcttctgctgctgtcactgGTTCTGAAGAGCTCAGGAGAGGCTTTTATAGGGTCAGCGCGCGGCGCGTGCTAGAGTGACACGCGGCGGTGGGAGGGAACAGGACGGGGACAGCCCATGGCGCGAGAGCACAGAACGTGCAGTTGGTCTGTTTATTGAGCTCGAGGTCAAGAACTCTGTGACACCAGACAAAAGGAGGCTTTGGGAGGCTTTATTTAACCCTATGATGCCATAGGCCGCACTTTTAGTCACGCCGAAGGGTGCACGTAAAAACCTGCTGAGACGGAGGCAGACTGTTGACCAAAACATTTTAGAAGAAAGTTAAGGAAACGGCCTCCCCATGAGAGCGTTAATATGACTTTCCCATCAAATAAGACGCATGGGACGCTTTCAAAGGAAactgttttatttatgtcttaCAATGTCTGTGAAAATGTAGATCTGATAGGGACAGGTGAATTATACTAGCTGTACTATACCTACACTGTGCTATGCTATGCAATACACTATGTTTGACAATaatatactattctatactatactacaaTATACTGAACTATGCTGCACTACACTGTACCATaatatactacactatactataataGACTATATTATACTACATAAAACTATGTTATGCTACACAACACTGCACTCCACCCCACTTCATTGGACTATACTATTGTAGTACAATATACTTTACAATACAATACTATAATACACTCcattacactatactatactatactatactatactatactatactatactatactatactataccctcctaagacccagctatgggttttctgtccatggttgtggacaggagtttcaggcaattatttattttaaaaaaaaaggcagaacttGTACTtgcctgacatttcctgggtctcaggaagagaagatactatactatactatactatactatactatactatactatactatactatactgtactatactatactatactatactatactatactacattaATAAGAGCAAACAAAATCAAGCTGCCAACTACATATTATAGACACAGGCCGTTAGGGAAGCCTGACACAAGACACATACTATATGAAAAATAAAGTGTTCATTTCATTTCCCATCACAAAACGGGTCTGGCGCTctggaaataaaatacagtaagCCCATTTTCAGATTACTGGAACAGTAATGAGCTGTTTGTGATTCTCTATTTTTGTGTTGTGACAACTAACCAGTCCTGCCCTCATTCTGTCCTTCAACCACCTCAAGTATCCCAACACCCCTGTCCTGTCATGACTTCTCAAATTGTCCACACCAACAGGATCCATGGCACCAGTAGTAAAGTGGTGTGGTagcagctcatttgcatttaaagtaaCAGACTCTGAAGTGACCTTTTGGAACAGGACTGAAAATAACATGAGTATACAGACCTATAGTTACATATAGTCACAGCACAGGGAGTGAGTAACCTGTGGGGCACTGACCTGTGAAGTCAGATTTTGTCAACCTCGACCGTCCTGCAACAGTGATGAAaaagttattctattctattctattctattctattctattctattctattctattctattctatattcatcTTGTTCTGTCTTTTAAGTTGTCTTCATTTTTGTGGTTTCATCTTGTTCCATCTGTTATGACTGAAATCTGTTCTctacatctcacatggttttagTGAGGACCACATTTCATCCAAAAACTCTTTGGAAATCTTAATTCGGAAAATTAACTGACATActatgttgttgttgtgtattttactctgtttgcCACCACATGAAAACAGCTACGCGACCTTGTTGTGTTGGGAAAACCAGGTCTGGAGATAAGAAGTCAACACTTTCACCACCATGACTCAGAGATTAACTTCTGGAAATCACAATGTAACTCCAACCAACATGTTAGGAGGCTACCGGTATAGGCTGTAAGCAAAGACAAAACTACGAGCTAAAGTTAACtcataatataaaatgtgttagTCATTCTAAGTAGTGCatgaaaaacactttaaaatttcTTAAACCTAATTCAGTTCgtgaaaatgcaaagacattcCACTGATTTTTCACATCTAGACCACATTATACCAGAACcagattaaaaaatacaatatttagaCTAATCTAGCCTGGACTAGATTATCCTATGGATATTGTATTTTTGATTCATGTATACACCTTTTGGCCATGGTGCATTATGGAAAGGTACATGTCAACATAAGGGAATTCAAAGTGTTTTGGTTTCAGTTTAACATTTGGTTAACAGTGCTGTATACCACCACTAGCTGGGTTTTCTAAACATCTCCCTACAGAAATGCCATAGTATTAGTTAGCATTGTAAATTGATGTACTCCCAAGATAACTAAATTCTGTTAACTTATGTTGACCAGAAATAACCATAAAGCATAAACCATTCAATTGACTTTAATTGAAAAAATGCCAAGTACAAAAATATGTCATCATATTGTCTGGTTACAATTAATGCCAATGAATGCACAGTGTTTATAATTTGGATTATTTCAGGAGaaataactgttaaaataagtAACCTTCTAAATAACATCTACACAACATAAAGGGGGATATAACATTGGAAGACTATTTCACATTAAGTTACATTTGATACAGTACCTTTAATAACAATATTATCAAACTGGctcacataaaaataaataaaacaggaatcTTTCATTACATAATACATTGCATGTTAGAAAACTCCATCTCATGAGGTGCGACGTGATCTTCTTTCAAACCCAGAGGTGTCTCCGTTGCTTGTCAGGGTACCAGTCACCTTATCCTGTGGGATTCAGAGATGATAGACTCAGGAATGATATAATCAGTATTAACCTAAACACACTGTTCACTGTGTGTGCCTGCAGAGTTGACAAACCCACCTTCACACTGCCAACCACCTCCTCAATAGACTTGAATGTAGAGGAGTGTCTGCCGAGAAACATAAGGTCGAATTACACAATGACAAATGTATTGTTTTCCTTTAAATTATAAATGGATGACCTGTAACAGTGTCTTGGCTCAGACAAAGGCAGCAGTAGTCTTACCTCATAGTTGGCACACTAATAGTATGACTAAGGTGTTGCatcaagagaaaagaaaaaagaaaagcaggaaaTGTGAGCTTTTGAGGAGAATCAATAATACATTAATTCATGATTCGGTCAGTTCCATAAATTAAAGAACAGACTTTCTGATAAAATACCTTACCGTGGTGGACTTGGAAGAGGTAGAGCTCTGTTGAGATTGTGGCATTAAGATAAAGACAAACACAGATAACGTCACACCAGATTCAGCCTCCATTTTGATGACAGCAACAACAGACTTATCAGCTGTTGTTACTGATGTCCACTTGTGCTGCTGTGATTGGATTATGGTTGTTTACTGCCTAAACAACTATCCATACCCCTAGGCTGCTGGTCAAACATGTAATCAGTTATCTCCTGTAGAGTTAAAGTTTCacgtaaaaaaaatcttattctGACGTGATGACTTTTATAGCAAGACATCAGTTTATAACAGGTTTGACTTATTGTTTAgagtttttatatttaatttaggtCAGTGTGGAAAATTGTCATTGTATATTTGAACCTCAGAGAAAAAGTGTCATGATTATctgctgaaaataaaataattgaaatatgaacttttattaacattttcattCTGCTTGTATGATACTTTGTCAAATAACCACATAAAAATATGGTTGtagtgaaaaatgaacataatcaaaTTATACAGCTTTGTACCTTTACAACACAATACATGTCATAACATATTTTAAATATACTGCTACCACTGATTATAGTGATTGCATGACAGTCACAGTGCAATGACAAAGCTTTGCCATGATCTGGTGCGCCACTTCTTAATATTTTTCATCTTctaatattttcacattttatgcATTCAGTTTAATGTGTGGAAGTTTGTGCAAGAATCTGCCAATATCTGTCAAAGACAGTATATTTCAGACATGTTCTACAGTTTCTTGGCTCTGGATAAGTCTCCATCTGCCTGTGTGAAGCAGCCAAACACAGTTTTTCTGACCAGCCGTCTTGACAGCAGCTTGTGCACGGCCGTCACTAATTATGTTTGGTGACACACAAGTTGAGCTTCATGTTTTATTAGGATACATGTATGgatcattcataaattcattacAATAAAGCAGCTTCAGTGgttgaaaatgaacaaataaaaatgaagaattgTAGTCAATAAAAGAATTTTGCCGAGGCAGATTCTATTTGTTCTTAGCTGTTACATGGGCCTAATAGTATGTGACATCTGCACCTCAACAGTAAAAATTGTGAAAGGATCTACCTTACCCAAAGGTTTGATTCTTTTAAGCCAAAAGCTAAGCTCAACCAAGCACTTTGTTGCCTACATAAAAAAACTGActtaaaacaaacaagcaaacaagaactaaataaatcactcCATGTAGAAATCAACTTCCTGTGTGGACATCCAGTGATGTATCCACTTACCCATAGCAGTGCTGAATCTGTAGAGACTTAAGTTGTATGAAATTAAACACTATTTTGTGTTCATACATGCATGCAAGTAGCAGAATAGCTGCAGTACGACTGTTTGAACCCAGTTGCAAATAGAAATTAATTTTCATGATTAGGATAGAGAAGCTTATGCACCTCATCTCTGCCAGTCTCCTGGTGATGGCCACACCCACACTGGACAGCGCTGAAGATGTGACTTGGCCTGCGTAAGACAGATTCTCTTTGCCCCTCAAATAGCTGCAGGTACAATGATACAAGAGATAATAAGACAGAACGTGAAAGAAGAAATCCACCTTAACCCACCTGCAAAATTAACCAGCGGGAAGGTGTGGAGttatttaaaatgtaaacagTTAACAATAGCCACATCTACGTCAGCTGTCTATctggacacagaacatattcagtgTTTCAACAACAAATGCTACAGGCTACTGTTGTTGCCTGTTAATGCTGCTGCTAGTTGAGCTAAGTTGGGAAGTAAAGCTATTAACAGGTTACCAATCCTATTTGACCTGGAAAATCTCATCAGTTGTTTCTTAAAAGAAATCCCCCTTCAACATGTGAGCACAGGGCGTAAGGGAAGCCCTACATGACATCATTTGCAGTACAAATGTATGTTAGGACATGATGCAGGCATGACTGACACTCACATATtggagtgggtgatgtcatccaAAGTGGCCGAAGCTGTGAGATATCTGGAGCAAGAGAAGAACATGCACAGTTGGCAGATTATCATCCCGACTTAAAAGCGAGAACCATGACAGCCAGTAGTCATCAGTGTGCATTTGTGGTTATGTAACAGAGTCGCACAATGCGTAGAAAATGTCCTACCGCATACAAAGAGTTCAGTGTTTTACAGCTTCAAAAAGATCAGTGTTTAACAGTCCGTACTACTATGCAATGCAAAAGGCCATGTGATGTGTCATAAAACACTTCTGCTCTACGCTAAAAGTCTACTGTTTCAGGACATAAATGCACTTACGGAGATGAAGTCTGGACCTCTTGCCAGCCTTTGGACAGATTCTGTTTGATGTTACTGAGAGGGCTCAGACCCAGTTGCCTCCTGATCTctgctgcatgtttttctttgGTCAAAAGCACTTGCCGCAAGGTGCTAATTTCATCATCGATCTAAACGGAAGAAAAAACAAGCCAAACAGAAGCTATAAATTTCTTTTAACACCACAATCTTTCAGTGTTTTGCAACAAATAGCCCACAGTAGTGTCATTGCCTGTGCAAGCTCGGCCTGTA
Coding sequences:
- the ppdpfa gene encoding pancreatic progenitor cell differentiation and proliferation factor A, with product MAAIPSSGSLIATHDYYRRRLGSASSSSSCGSAEYTGEVIPHHPGLPRQDSGHWWTSFFFAKSNQPGMQNGSEKNGSYTVTNGQVTCIAREMVLKRQASESSESGKFEPSSPPPTAS
- the LOC115423005 gene encoding tumor protein D54-like, which produces MSRQGSGGTSPINFSTREIGNGISSSELTVEERENLQAELAQIDDEISTLRQVLLTKEKHAAEIRRQLGLSPLSNIKQNLSKGWQEVQTSSPYLTASATLDDITHSNIYLRGKENLSYAGQVTSSALSSVGVAITRRLAEMRALPLPSPPRHTISVPTMRHSSTFKSIEEVVGSVKDKVTGTLTSNGDTSGFERRSRRTS